The genomic region TCATAATATCGTTGGTTAGAACGATATCTTTAGATGGAGCTACTGCTTGAGCTGGTTTAGTCTCCAGAGTTTCGGCTTCAAATTGCAATTCGAAAGTAAAAGTGGACCCTTTCCCAAGATCGCTCTCCAGTTCAATTTCAGAATTAAGAAGACTTAATAGGTTTTTGACAATGGATAAACCGAGTCCCGTTCCTCCAAATTTTCTATTGATCTGTGTAGAACCTTGTGTAAAGTTTTCGAATATAGCCTTTTGTTTCTCTTTACCAATTCCTTCACCATTATCTTTTATTTCAAATAGAAGAGAAACAAATTTCCCATCCTGTTGGGTTTTATTTACCGCGATCCAGATATCTCCATCTTCTGTAAACTTAATAGAGTTTCCTATAAGATTGATGAGAATTTGAGAGACTTTAAGAGGATCCCCGATCAGTTTAGCCGGAATGTCTTTATCATAAGAGAAATGTAATTTCGTGTTCCTGTCATCTGCGGAATTCTTCAGCGCGATCAACACATCTGAAATACGCTTTTCTAGATCAAAATTAGTCTTAACGATCTCCACTTTGTTCGCTTCAAGCTTATTGAGGTCAAGTATGTTATTGATCAGGGAAAGCAGATATTCTCCTGAAAACTTCAATGAATTAAGATGCTCTTTCTGACTTTCTGTAGGGCTTTCTTCTAATAATAAATGGGTTAATCCTGTCACCGCATATAATGGTGTTCTTAACTCGTGGGTTATGGTGGTCAAGAATTGTGCTTTTGCTAATGATGCTTTTTCAGCATTTTCCTTAGCCAGGATCAATTCTGAATTTTTCTTCTGAAGCAACTCGTTCGCTCTAGCACGAAGATTATTGTTCTTATATAGGCTTAAGGTAAGTAGAGATAGTATTGTAATAAGAGCTACACTAAGTATGGTGGTAAGCTTATTAACTTTTAAAGTTCTTTCATTTTCTGCCTGCTGTGCCGTAAGCTGATCTACCGTAGATTTTAGAGCAGAATTACCTAGCCTCGCGTTAGCTTCAGTAGCAAGGGCCTCTTTATTTACGTCAAAAATCGTTTCTCTAATTAGATTTCCCTGCTGAAGTAATTCGAGTGCGCTCGCATAATTCCCTCTTTCCTGAGCAATTTCACTTAGCAAATTGTAGCTGTACATGATCATGCCAGTATAACCAGCTGCTTTGGAGATGTCCAGAGAGTTTTTAGCTGACTGCTCTGCACGTTCATAATTTCCGTCGTTTAAAAATGCACGGGCGAGGAAGTAATTTAATCTGGACTTTTCGTATTGATTGTTCGAATCGTTAAGGTAGATCTCAGCGTTTCTCAATTCGGCCAGTGCTCTGGGTTTGGTTTGCTCATCGTTAAAGTAGATAACAGCCCTGTTCAGCGCAATGATTCCTAATTGTTCCCGGTTGTCTTGCTGGGTATAGTGTTTTTCTGCCAGCTCCAGGTAGTTTAAGGCACGGTCAAACTCTCTTTTAGATGTAAGTATTTTTGAATACAGCACATAGGAATAATTAAGGCCTGCATCATCATTGATCTCTCTTTGAATGGACATGGCCCTGTCAAGTTGCGTAATACCTTTGTCATATTCGTGTCTTACATGATACATACGACTAAGTATGGTGCTGGTAAGTGCAATGTAACTCTTAGCGTCTATACGTTTGGATAATTTTAGAGAAAGATCTAGTTGTTCCTGGGCTTTATCAAAATTCATGGTATTGATAGAAACCTCGGCTTGATTCAACAGCTTTTTTATCTGTTCCGGTTTTGGGTTTTCTTCATCTATCTTGGACTCCTGGAATCCAAAGATGGCGAAGCAACATACTAAGAGGATGAAACGCTTGAAGTTTTTCATTTATGGAAAAATAGCTGGCAGCTTTAATAAGTTGTTAAATATAGCTATTTATCGTTAACAAGTGAAATTAAATCGATAAGACGGTTAGAGTAGCCTATTTCGTTGTCATACCACCCTATTAATTTGATGAGTGTGCCATCGATGACTGAAGTCATTCCAGCGTCAAAAATACAGCTGTATTTATTGTCAAGGATATCTACAGATACTATAGGATCTTCTGTATACTCCAAAATTCCGGACATCTCATTTTCTGCAGCATTTTTGAAAAGTCGGTTTACTTCTTCAATGCTCGTTGATTTTTCAACATTAAGTGTCATGTCTGTTAGAGATCCGTTAGGAACTGGAACTCTAATTCCGCATCCACCAATAACTTCACTCAGGTCAGGGAAAATTCCTGTTAAAGCCTTTGCGGCTCCTGTGGTAGTTGGAATGATAGATTGTGCCGCTGCCCGACTTCTCCTTAGGTCCTTGTGCGGCTTATCATGTAAGCTCTGGTCTGAAGTATAGGAGTGGACAGTTGTTATGTAAGCCTGAGTAACTTTTAAGTGATCATGGATCACCTTGAGCATAGGAGCTGCATTATTAGTCGTACAGGAAGCATTCGAGATGATCTTCTCGTCACCTGTAAGTATATGTTCGTTCACCCCAAGTACGATCATCTTTATATCATCGTCCTGTGGCGGAACTGAAAGTATCACCTTTTTTACACCATCCTTCAAATGAGGTAGTAGTGCTTCAGAAGTTTTGAATTTTCCACTACTTTCCACGACTAATTCTACTCCAAAATTATTCCAGGGAATATCTGCGGGTTTTTCGAAATTCAGCAAAGGAATAGAGCGACCGTCAACAATTATCTCATTGTCGCCCGCAGAAATATCATTGAATATTCTTCCGTGGATACTATCATACCTAAGTAGATGTGCGAGACTGGCGGCATCATGAATATCATTGATGGCAACAACTTCGATCCCGGGATGACTAAGTAAAAGTCTGAAAAGGTTTCTACCAATTCGGCCGAAGCCGTTAATGGCAATTTTTACAGGACTCGCCATGTAAACTTCTTAATTTATGTGCTTTTGAGCCTTATAAGAAGATCTTACCAGGGCACTACTTTCAACATGTCTGAAACCTAGCTCGAGACCATATTCTTCATAACGCTTGAATTGATCTGGTGTGATAAATTGCTTAACAGGTAAGTGTTTCTTACTTGGTTGAAGATATTGCCCAATAGTCACAACATCAACTCCTGCGTCGCGTAGATCTCTAAGGGTCTGGAATACTTCTTCTTCCTTTTCGCCAAGTCCTAGCATGATTCCGGACTTGGTTCTTCGAATTCCATTGTCCTTAAGATATTTTAGAACAGCAAGGCTTCGATCGTATTTCGCTTGTATACGCACTTCTCTGGTAAGACGCTTAACGGTTTCCATGTTGTGAGAAACTACTTCCGGGCTTACTTCGATGATACGATCTATATTACGTTCGTTTCCCTGAAAATCGGGAATTAACGTTTCCAGTGTAGTTTCAGGATTCATTCTTCGAATCGCTTTGACAGTCTCTGCCCAGATAATTGAACCCATATCCTTAAGGTCATCACGGTCCACACTGGTAACTACCGCATGCTTGATTCCCATGATCTTGATGGATCTGGCAACCTTTTCAGGTTCATCCCAGTCTACAGTTTCTGGTCGGCCGGTTTTCACACCGCAAAATCCACAGGATCTCGTACATACATTTCCAAGAATCATAAAAGTAGCGGTCCCTTCACTCCAGCATTCACCCATATTCGGGCAACTACCAGAAGTGCAAATGGTGTGTAGATCGTATTTGTCAACCAGGCTTCTCAACTCGGTATATTTCTTACCGGTAGGAAGTTTCACTCGCAACCACTTCGGTTTTGGAGTTCTTTGTGTTTTGGTTTTAACTGGAGCAACGTCTGTATTCATAGCAATAAATCTCTGTTTCAAAGATACAATAATAAGCTGAACTGCATAAATTAGACTCCTGCCAATTCCATTCCTTACTTAGCTATTTCTGCTTTCAATTATAGCGGCGAGTAACTTCTTGGCACGCAGCAGCTTTACCTTAATATTATTCATGGGTTCGTCCAGGAATTCTGCGATTTCTTTATATGATTTCTCCTGAAAGAATCTAAGATTGATGACTTCCTGGTAATGAGGTTTCAATTGCTTAATGTCAAAGAGTAATTGCTCGAGATTTTGTTCCTTAATAAGCTTATCCTCAATTCCCGGCGTATCATCTGCGATCTGGTAGACCTGGTCTTCATCCTGCATGGAAGTTTTAGATCTAATGGAAGCTTTTTTCTTCCTTATTTGATCTATATGGATATTCTTGGAGATCGCAATAAGCCAGGTAGCAAAGGAATAATTGTCATCAAAGGTCTCTATACGATTAAAGGCTTTGGAAAAGGTTTGAATTGTAATATCTTCAGCTTCATACTCATTCTGGGTCTTTTTAAGCTGAAAACCATAAACATCTCCCCAAAACCTGTCTACCAGGTAATTGAATGCCGACTGACTTCCTTTCTTGGCTCCACTAATTTTCTCAGAGAGCTGATTGGGATTTACTTCCACTGTCCTGGTTTTGAAATGAGATTGGAGCTAAATATAGCTAATTGGAAAAATATTAAAAATATATCGAAGAATGGATAGAACCAGATCACATCCTTTTCATCTAGTTTTTCCGCAGCATTGTAATAGATAATTCCGTCAAGTATCAACTTTATAACGAGAATCGATAGAACAGCAATTGGGTAGATTTGAAGGACTGAAAGTAGAATGAAAAGTATCCAGAAAAGTAATCTTGCCGAGTAATATACGCCAAGCAAAACCTGATGCTTCTGTTGGTATTGTTTAGCAGTAGATACATGTCTGCGTTTTTGCCTGGTCCATTCTGAAAAACTTTTTTTGGGAACACTCCGTGTAATTGAATTTTCAGAAAAACATATGGCGGTATTTTCATCATTCGCAGCTTCATTGACGAATAGATCATCATCGCCAGATTTTATATGTAGATGACTTGCAAAGCCTTTCAATTCGTAAAATCTCTCAGAGGTATAGGCGAGATTTCGTCCCACGCCCATATAAGGTATCCCTAATTTTGCATAACTGAAATACTGAATAGCTGTTAATAGTGTTTCGAATCTAATTAACATATTCAGCAATGATTTCTTTTGTTTGAAGTAGCCACCATATCCAAGAACGATATCCTTGGTTGTGAAATGGCTTGTCATTTCTGTTATCCAATCCTTAGATTGAGGAACGCAATCGGCATCTGTAAATAATAAATATTTGTTCGACGCTTTTTTGATACCTAGAGTAAGTGCGTATTTTTTATTCGCCCAGAATGCTTCAATGTTCTGAACATTCACAATTTTTACTCTTGGATCAATATTCTGAAAATGCTCCATAACGTCCAGAGTATTGTCTGCGGAAGCATCATTAATAAGGATAAGTTCAAAATTTGGATAATTCTGCTCAAGAATTCCTGGTATAAAGTTTTGAAGATTGTCTTCTTCGTTTTTTGCACAAACAATTACTGAAACGGGAAGATTTAAAGCTTGTGACTTTTCCGAAGAAGCAGATGTAAATGAAAAAAAACTTAGGTTATAGAGGATATTGATTATACCGGTAAGTATAAACAGGCCAAATAAAATTATCTCCATTTAATCTAAGTAGTCTTGGCGGTATCTGAACAATTTTCCATTTCATCAGGTAACTTTCCACAAAAACTACATGGTTCACCAGATTTGTTAAGGTATGGATTCTGGCTCGCGCAGGTACCAGCGAACTTTCCATCTTTCTTACCCCAGATTTTAATTGCGATTCCTGCAAACGCGAGACCGAGCAGGACTAAACTGATAATAAATAGTTTCATAGACTTTGAATTCTGTTGCAAAAATAATAATAAAATCAGGCAACTGGAAATTGGTCGTATCATTAGTATATCGTTTACACTATTTAACTAAACTTTAATCGAATAAGTAGCGCTAACAGTTAATTCAGAGATATCTTGCAGCGTTAACCACGAAAAAAACTACAATATGAAATTTAAAATGTTATTTACAACTCTTGCACTTACAGCAGTCGTTTTCACATCATGTGAAGATGGTAACAAAAAAGAGCAGGAAGAAAAAGAGAAAATGGAGCAAATGGAAGCCGAAGAAGGAGAGGCTGAAATGCAAGCTGAAAAAGAAATGCAGGAAATGCAATCCAACAGCATTGCAGCTAAAGCTATGGCTACTGATACTTTAAGTACATTAATATCTGCTCTACAAGCTGCTGAATTAGCAGAAATGATGAAAACAGAAGAAGGTCCTTTTACTGTATTTGCACCTAACAATGCCGCATTCTCTAAAGTAGATCAGGCTACATTAGAAAGCCTAATGATGGAAGAGAATAAAGATAAACTAGCTGGTGTCTTAAAATACCATGTAGTGGAAGGTGAAGTTATGGCTGCAGATCTTGTAAAAATGATCCAGGATAATGATGGGACTTATGCAGTTTCTACCGTTGGTGGAGGAGAGCTTACAGCATCTTTAGAAGGTGAAAATGTAATCCTTACTGATGAGAATGGAAATAAAGCGACTGTAGTACAGGCTGATGTTGATGCTTCTAACGGAGTTGTACACATCATTGATGCAGTAGTGATGAAGAAAGCATAATTCGACAACGAATTTTAAGAAAAAAGGAGCGCATTTGCGCTCCTTTTTTTATTCTATAATATTGACTTCAGCTTCAAGAGGAACTCCAAATTTCTGAGAAACCTTATCCTGAATCATTTTAGCCAGCATTAAAATTTCCTCTCCTGTAGCTTCACCATAATTAACCAAAACCAGAGCCTGATTCTTATGAACCCCGGCATCTCCATTACGGTAACCTTTCAGCCCAGATTGATCAATTAACCAGCCTGCGGGGATCTTTATTTCATATTCAGATACATGATAAGAAGGAATTTCAGGATGATCCCGCTGTAATTCTTCAAATTGATCCTTGGTGATCACAGGATTCTTAAAGAAACTACCACTATTTCCAATTTCCTTAGGATCAGGTAATT from Christiangramia sp. OXR-203 harbors:
- a CDS encoding hybrid sensor histidine kinase/response regulator, coding for MKNFKRFILLVCCFAIFGFQESKIDEENPKPEQIKKLLNQAEVSINTMNFDKAQEQLDLSLKLSKRIDAKSYIALTSTILSRMYHVRHEYDKGITQLDRAMSIQREINDDAGLNYSYVLYSKILTSKREFDRALNYLELAEKHYTQQDNREQLGIIALNRAVIYFNDEQTKPRALAELRNAEIYLNDSNNQYEKSRLNYFLARAFLNDGNYERAEQSAKNSLDISKAAGYTGMIMYSYNLLSEIAQERGNYASALELLQQGNLIRETIFDVNKEALATEANARLGNSALKSTVDQLTAQQAENERTLKVNKLTTILSVALITILSLLTLSLYKNNNLRARANELLQKKNSELILAKENAEKASLAKAQFLTTITHELRTPLYAVTGLTHLLLEESPTESQKEHLNSLKFSGEYLLSLINNILDLNKLEANKVEIVKTNFDLEKRISDVLIALKNSADDRNTKLHFSYDKDIPAKLIGDPLKVSQILINLIGNSIKFTEDGDIWIAVNKTQQDGKFVSLLFEIKDNGEGIGKEKQKAIFENFTQGSTQINRKFGGTGLGLSIVKNLLSLLNSEIELESDLGKGSTFTFELQFEAETLETKPAQAVAPSKDIVLTNDIMKDKNILIVEDNKINQMITRKILEKNKVICDVADNGTIAIEKVQNNDFDLILMDIHMPGISGIEATIEIRKFNPDIPIIALTAVTLDDNLDEFYMNGFNDIIPKPYKTEEFFHKINKYLAARETTV
- the gap gene encoding type I glyceraldehyde-3-phosphate dehydrogenase produces the protein MASPVKIAINGFGRIGRNLFRLLLSHPGIEVVAINDIHDAASLAHLLRYDSIHGRIFNDISAGDNEIIVDGRSIPLLNFEKPADIPWNNFGVELVVESSGKFKTSEALLPHLKDGVKKVILSVPPQDDDIKMIVLGVNEHILTGDEKIISNASCTTNNAAPMLKVIHDHLKVTQAYITTVHSYTSDQSLHDKPHKDLRRSRAAAQSIIPTTTGAAKALTGIFPDLSEVIGGCGIRVPVPNGSLTDMTLNVEKSTSIEEVNRLFKNAAENEMSGILEYTEDPIVSVDILDNKYSCIFDAGMTSVIDGTLIKLIGWYDNEIGYSNRLIDLISLVNDK
- the lipA gene encoding lipoyl synthase, giving the protein MNTDVAPVKTKTQRTPKPKWLRVKLPTGKKYTELRSLVDKYDLHTICTSGSCPNMGECWSEGTATFMILGNVCTRSCGFCGVKTGRPETVDWDEPEKVARSIKIMGIKHAVVTSVDRDDLKDMGSIIWAETVKAIRRMNPETTLETLIPDFQGNERNIDRIIEVSPEVVSHNMETVKRLTREVRIQAKYDRSLAVLKYLKDNGIRRTKSGIMLGLGEKEEEVFQTLRDLRDAGVDVVTIGQYLQPSKKHLPVKQFITPDQFKRYEEYGLELGFRHVESSALVRSSYKAQKHIN
- a CDS encoding sigma-70 family RNA polymerase sigma factor — its product is MEVNPNQLSEKISGAKKGSQSAFNYLVDRFWGDVYGFQLKKTQNEYEAEDITIQTFSKAFNRIETFDDNYSFATWLIAISKNIHIDQIRKKKASIRSKTSMQDEDQVYQIADDTPGIEDKLIKEQNLEQLLFDIKQLKPHYQEVINLRFFQEKSYKEIAEFLDEPMNNIKVKLLRAKKLLAAIIESRNS
- a CDS encoding glycosyltransferase, which gives rise to MEIILFGLFILTGIINILYNLSFFSFTSASSEKSQALNLPVSVIVCAKNEEDNLQNFIPGILEQNYPNFELILINDASADNTLDVMEHFQNIDPRVKIVNVQNIEAFWANKKYALTLGIKKASNKYLLFTDADCVPQSKDWITEMTSHFTTKDIVLGYGGYFKQKKSLLNMLIRFETLLTAIQYFSYAKLGIPYMGVGRNLAYTSERFYELKGFASHLHIKSGDDDLFVNEAANDENTAICFSENSITRSVPKKSFSEWTRQKRRHVSTAKQYQQKHQVLLGVYYSARLLFWILFILLSVLQIYPIAVLSILVIKLILDGIIYYNAAEKLDEKDVIWFYPFFDIFLIFFQLAIFSSNLISKPGQWK
- a CDS encoding membrane or secreted protein, with the translated sequence MKLFIISLVLLGLAFAGIAIKIWGKKDGKFAGTCASQNPYLNKSGEPCSFCGKLPDEMENCSDTAKTT
- a CDS encoding fasciclin domain-containing protein, whose product is MKFKMLFTTLALTAVVFTSCEDGNKKEQEEKEKMEQMEAEEGEAEMQAEKEMQEMQSNSIAAKAMATDTLSTLISALQAAELAEMMKTEEGPFTVFAPNNAAFSKVDQATLESLMMEENKDKLAGVLKYHVVEGEVMAADLVKMIQDNDGTYAVSTVGGGELTASLEGENVILTDENGNKATVVQADVDASNGVVHIIDAVVMKKA